The proteins below come from a single Aspergillus oryzae RIB40 DNA, chromosome 5 genomic window:
- a CDS encoding GMC family oxidoreductase (choline dehydrogenase and related flavoproteins), producing the protein MFVRQLLGLLAVGTGLTTAVNLTGYEYVVVGSGAGGGPLAARLALAGHKTLLIEAGDDQGLNLNYSIPAYSAKASEDEEMSWNFFVRHYADEERQARDYKTSYETPDGEIYTGLNPPEGSTMKGTLYPRTGTLGGCTAHNALIAIYPHQSDFEYIATLTGDGSWSPDNMRKYFAKLENNNYLLPGQKGHGYDGWLHTETAPLSLVLEDPQLLSLLLGGAFALGNHTNTIFNVGTLLAGDANADKKTRDTKPGYYQIPISTNDAHRNGPREFILAVRDAKNDDGSKKYPLDVRTNCFVTKVTFDESENPPRATGVEFLDGQHLYRASPLANDYSKGTPGTAQASREVIVAGGVYNSPQLLKLSGVGPAEELQKFGIKVISDLPGVGTNLQDHYEITVQGHVPKDWAVLDGCTFSENGEADPCIDRWETPTPILKDRGIYSSSGLAATMFYKSSVTADDSYDVFVFGGPVNFRGYFPNYSINATSEHDWFTWAILKGHPRNSAGSVTLRSADPLDMPDIVFNYFDTGVGDYDADLQALYEAVELSREAFDRQLVEVTEVLPGADVKTKEDIQQYAKDTAWGHHASCTCPIGADDDPMAVLDAKFRVRGVSGLRVVDASVYPKIPGTFTAVSTYIVAEKAADEILSELN; encoded by the coding sequence ATGTTTGTTCGGCAGTTGTTGGGCCTTCTGGCCGTGGGCACTGGCCTGACGACGGCTGTCAATCTCACTGGATACGAATATGTGGTTGTGGGATCTGGAGCAGGTGGTGGCCCGTTAGCTGCTCGTCTGGCCCTTGCAGGACATAAGACGCTGCTGATCGAGGCTGGTGATGATCAGGGCCTGAACCTCAACTATTCTATTCCTGCCTACTCCGCAAAGGCCtccgaggatgaggagatgtCCTGGAACTTCTTTGTTCGTCATTACGCAGATGAAGAGAGACAGGCCCGGGACTATAAAACAAGCTACGAGACCCCGGATGGTGAAATATATACCGGTCTGAACCCACCAGAGGGCTCCACCATGAAGGGGACCCTCTATCCTCGTACGGGAACCCTAGGCGGTTGCACTGCGCATAATGCTCTGATCGCGATCTATCCTCATCAGTCCGACTTCGAATACATTGCCACCCTTACCGGTGATGGCTCCTGGTCTCCGGATAACATGCGCAAGTACTTTGCCAAGTTAGAGAACAACAACTACCTCCTCCCTGGACAGAAAGGCCATGGCTACGACGGCTGGCTCCATACCGAGACCGCCCCCCTCAGCCTGGTCTTGGAGGACCCCCAGCTTCTCAGCCTGCTCCTGGGCGGTGCCTTTGCTCTCGGTAACCATACAAACACGATCTTCAATGTTGGAACCCTTCTTGCCGGTGATGCGAATGCCGACAAGAAAACCCGCGATACCAAGCCGGGCTATTATCAGATCCCGATCTCGACCAACGACGCCCACCGGAACGGACCCCGTGAGTTCATTCTCGCTGTCCGCGATGCTAAGAACGATGATGGCAGCAAGAAATACCCATTGGACGTGCGCACCAACTGCTTTGTCACCAAGGTGACCTTCGACGAGTCTGAGAACCCACCCCGCGCTACCGGCGTCGAATTTCTCGATGGCCAGCACCTCTACCGCGCCAGCCCCCTCGCAAACGACTACTCCAAGGGAACACCAGGTACAGCGCAGGCCTCGCGCGAAGTCATCGTCGCCGGCGGCGTGTACAACTCTCCCCAACTCCTCAAACTGAGCGGTGTCGGCCCAGCCGAGGAGCTACAGAAGTTCGGAATCAAGGTGATCTCCGACCTGCCGGGCGTGGGAACCAACCTGCAGGATCACTACGAGATCACCGTGCAGGGCCACGTCCCCAAGGACTGGGCCGTCCTGGACGGCTGCACCTTCAGCGAGAATGGCGAAGCCGACCCCTGCATCGACCGATGGGAAACCCCTACCCCCATCCTGAAAGACCGGGGCATCTACTCCTCCTCCGGACTGGCGGCGACAATGTTCTATAAGAGCAGCGTCACGGCCGACGACTCCTACGATGTGTTTGTCTTCGGTGGCCCAGTCAATTTCCGTGGTTACTTCCCCAACTATAGTATCAATGCCACCAGTGAGCATGATTGGTTTACCTGGGCTATCTTGAAAGGTCATCCCCGTAACTCCGCGGGGAGTGTCACTCTCCGGTCTGCTGATCCGCTTGATATGCCCGATATCGTCTTCAACTACTTCGACACTGGTGTGGGCGACTATGATGCTGATTTGCAGGCGCTGTATGAGGCCGTTGAGCTCAGTCGTGAGGCGTTTGATCGTCAGCTCGTGGAGGTCACTGAGGTGCTCCCCGGTGCTGATGtgaagaccaaggaggatATCCAGCAGTATGCGAAGGATACAGCTTGGGGACACCACGCCTCTTGTACGTGCCCTATTGGTGCGGACGATGATCCGATGGCGGTCTTGGACGCGAAATTCCGGGTCCGTGGTGTCAGTGGGCTTCGAGTGGTTGATGCTTCGGTTTACCCCAAGATTCCTGGCACCTTCACGGCTGTCTCGACTTATATTGTCGCTGAGAAGGCGGCTGATGAGATTCTGTCTGAATTGAACTAG
- a CDS encoding uncharacterized protein (predicted protein), which produces MTLRVAEKTSKTIKSESPLADGFNPTPGNSWGVEISNRASETDKLRQKVEQMNEKLDKLLKQNETYHATSEFGGTGQDDTYNKSGWPADPNDEYLGQAVEDDGCQDAYCEHSWTEEDEMPELENVNGDSGLGHEWTAEDSWGLGRAHDDSGLGDEVALTETNVEADELRDQVKCLQARLADLLAENTQLTMKVKELVGERDDLIPSRNCFLSLYKCQKLQRALTLDECEHLVHASTKVASGDVMADSELYISGERKDYDVFVDLYGVDPHAVPSVLKDQHTIELVNAHATILASKHKTYTSKFEERFARFITNLRRTGYPEDYLIGFMDDVGILELQASYTAFRNALLTEVSDALKAEVMNDPVNSW; this is translated from the exons ATGACTCTCAGAGTAGCAGAAAAGACCTCGAAAACAATCAAATCTGAGTCCCCATTGGCAGACGGCTTTAATCCCACACCCGGAAACTCTTGGGGCGTGGAAATCTCAAATAGGGCCAGTGAGACCGACAAACTGCGCCAAAAGGTGGAACAGATGAACGAGAAGCTTGACAAGTTGCTCAAGCAGAATGAAACATACCACGCGACAAGTGAGTTCGGAGGAACTGGTCAGGACGATACCTATAATAAATCTGGCTGGCCAGCGGACCCGAATGACGAATACTTGGGGCAGGCTGTAGAGGATGATGGCTGTCAAGATGCCTACTGCGAACACTCGTggacggaagaggatgaaatgCCGGAGCTGGAGAATGTGAACGGTGATTCAGGACTCGGGCACGAGTGGACAGCTGAAGATTCGTGGGGGTTGGGGCGTGCGCATGATGATTCAGGACTCGGGGACGAGGTTGCTTTGACTGAGACTAACGTTGAAGCCGATGAGTTACGCGACCAGGTGAAATGTCTTCAGGCGAGGTTGGCTGATCTATTGGCCGAGAATACTCAGCTAACCATGAAGGTTAAGGAGCTCGTAGGGGAAAGGGACGATTTAATTCCATCAAGGAATTGCTTCCTCTCACTCTACAAGTGCCAGAAGCTTCAACGTGCTCTGACTCTAGATGAATGCGAACATCTTGTCCATGCAAGCACCAAAGTCGCGAGTGGGGACGTCATGGCTGACAGCGAGCTGTATATCTCAGGGGAGCGGAAGGACTACGATGTCTTCGTGGATCTGTATGGAGTAGATCCGCATGCTGTTCCTTCAGTGTTGA AGGACCAGCACACGATCGAACTGGTGAACGCGCACGCTACTATCTTGGCCTCGAAGCACAAGACCTACACATCAAAGTTTGAGGAGCGTTTTGCACGCTTTATCACGAATCTTCGGCGCACTGGCTATCCGGAAGACTATCTTATCGGGTTCATGGACGATGTGGGTATTCTGGAACTACAGGCAAGCTACACAGCTTTCAGGAATGCCCTCCTTACTGAGGTCAGCGACGCTTTAAAGGCCGAGGTAATGAATGACCCGGTAAACTCATGGTAA
- a CDS encoding mRNA splicing protein SYF1 (mRNA splicing factor), translating to MDRTSASGPDLYLIADQDTVYEQDLLRDTGSIKPWLAYIEYKQQHGTLYEQAFVMERACKQLPRSYKLWKMYLEFRTKHLKGRNPTIYRPEYQKVNALFERALILLNKMPRIWELYLSFLLHQPLVTQTRRTFDRALRALPITQHNRIWKLYKAFARSASGQTAVKIWARYMQIHPENAEEYIELLVEMGQYTEAVKRYMEILDNPRFQSKEGKSHFQLWTEMVDLLVSKAKQIETGPHVGIDVDAILRSGIDRFADQRGKLWAGLATYWITKGSFEKARDTFEEGITTVMTVRDFTLIFDSYVEFEESIIGNLMEAAAVRADKGQSDEEADFDLDLRMLRFEQLMDRRPFLVNDVLLRQNPNNVIEWEKRVALWGDNKQEIVNTYTAAIAAISPKKAHGKFSELWVNYAKFYESGGDLDTARVIFEKAVKVPFKSVAELAETWCEWAEMELRSENFDKAVEVMAKATQAPKKSTVDYFDENLSPQQRVHKSWKLWSFYVDLVESVASLEETKKVYERIFELRIATPQTVVNYANLLEEHKYFEDSFKVYERGLDLFSYPVAFELWNLYLTKAVDRKIGIERLRDLFEQALDGCPPKFAKPLYLMYGNLEEERGLARHAMRIYERATRAVSDEDRFEMFEFYITKSASNFGLPSTRPIYERAIAALPDQEAKEMCLKFAEMERRLGEIDRARAIYGHASQFCDPRTNAPFWQKWEAFEVQHGNEDTFKEMLRIKRSVQAQYNTDVNFIASQAIARSQQRAQDGDEKGAEEGDVDGSTADAMAALERQARAPVGFVAASTGPEGGNRPPPPGQEQPAAPANPDAIDLDEDMDAE from the exons ATGGATCGCACGTCGGCCTCAGGGCCGGACCTCTACTTGATA GCCGACCAGGATACTGTATATGAGCAGGATCTCCTTCGGGACACCGGCAGTATCAAACCATGGCTTGCTTATATCGAATATAAGCAGCAGCATGGGACGCTCTACGAGCAGGCTTTT GTTATGGAGCGTGCTTGCAAGCAGCTCCCAAGATCTTACAAACTGTGGAAGATG TACTTGGAATTCCGCACGAAGCATCTTAAAGGTCGCAACCCCACTATATACCGACCCGAATACCAGAAGGTCAACGCACTTTTCGAGCGGGCCCTTATTCTCCTCAACAAAATGCCACGGATTTGGGAATTGTACCTCTCATTCCTACTTCACCAACCCCTCGTGACGCAAACTCGACGTACGTTCGACCGCGCACTACGAGCTCTACCGATCACTCAACATAACAGGATATGGAAGCTTTACAAGGCTTTCGCGCGTTCCGCTTCTGGCCAGACAGCCGTGAAAATCTGGGCTCGGTACATGCAGATCCACCCGGAGAACGCGGAGGAATACATTGAGCTTCTTGTGGAGATGGGACAGTATACGGAAGCTGTAAAGCGGTATATGGAGATACTCGACAACCCAAGATTCCAGTCtaaggaggggaagagcCACTTCCAGCTGTGGACTGAAATGGTGGACTTGCTCGTGTCGAAGGCGAAGCAAATCGAAACTGGCCCGCATGTCGGCATTGATGTGGACGCTATTCTCCGCAGTGGGATCGACCGGTTCGCTGACCAGAGAGGGAAATTGTGGGCTGGATTAGCAACATATTGGATCACGAAGGGTAGTTTCGAAAAGGCTCGAGATACCTTCGAAGAGGGCATCACGACGGTCATGACGGTTCGCGACTTTACACTTATTTTCGACTCCTATGTCGAATTTGAAGAGTCAATTATTGGTAATTTGATGGAAGCAGCAGCTGTTCGTGCTGATAAAGGCCAATCCGATGAAGAGGCAGATTTCGATCTCGATCTCCGAATGCTGAGGTTCGAACAGCTCATGGACCGCCGGCCATTCCTGGTCAATGATGTATTGCTACGACAGAACCCTAACAATGTCATCgagtgggagaagagggttgCTTTGTGGGGTGacaacaaacaagaaatcgtCAACACTTACACGGCAGCCATCGCGGCTATAAGCCCTAAGAAGGCTCATGGCAAGTTCTCCGAGCTCTGGGTCAACTACGCTAAATTCTACGAGAGCGGAGGAGATCTGGATACAGCTAGGGTAAtctttgagaaggctgtGAAGGTCCCCTTCAAATCGGTTGCTGAGCTCGCCGAGACGTGGTGTGAATGGGCTGAAATGGAACTCCGCAGCGAGAACTTCGATAAAGCCGTTGAGGTTATGGCGAAAGCAACGCAAGCgccgaagaaatcaacaGTCGACTACTTCGATGAGAACCTTTCGCCTCAGCAACGAGTTCACAAGAGCTGGAAATTGTGGAGTTTCTACGTTGATTTGGTTGAAAGCGTCGCGTCGTtggaagagacaaagaaggtTTACGAGAGGATTTTCGAGCTACGCATCGCCACGCCCCAAACTGTGGTCAACTATGCCAATCTTTTGGAGGAGCACAAGTACTTTGAGGATTCATTCAAGGTTTACGAGCGAGGTTTAGATCTCTTCAGCTACCCGGTTGCATTCGAGCTTTGGAACCTCTACTTGACTAAAGCTGTTGATCGGAAGATTGGTATTGAAAGATTACGAGACCTCTTCGAACAGGCCCTGGATGGATGTCCTCCCAAGTTTGCCAAGCCGCTCTATCTAATGTATGGCAATCTTGAAGAGGAACGTGGATTAGCCCGCCACGCCATGCGTATCTACGAGCGTGCTACTCGTGCGGTGTCCGACGAGGACAGATTCGAGATGTTTGAGTTCTACATTACCAAATCCGCGTCGAACTTTGGATTACCTTCTACAAGGCCAATCTACGAACGTGCTATTGCGGCATTGCCTGATcaagaagccaaggagatgTGCCTCAAATTTGCAGAAATGGAACGACGACTTGGCGAAATCGACCGAGCCCGCGCAATCTATGGCCACGCTTCTCAGTTCTGCGATCCCCGGACGAACGCTCCTTTCTGGCAGAAATGGGAGGCATTCGAAGTTCAACATGGCAACGAAGATACCTTCAAGGAGATGCTTCGTATCAAGAGAAGTGTTCAAGCACAGTACAA CACCGACGTCAACTTCATCGCCTCCCAGGCTATTGCTCGCAGCCAACAGCGGGCTCAAGACGGCGACGAAAAGGGCGCcgaggaaggagatgtgGATGGTTCGACAGCAGACGCTATGGCAGCCCTGGAACGACAAGCGCGTGCTCCTGTGGGCTTTGTCGCTGCCAGCACAGGCCCCGAGGGTGGAAACCGACCTCCACCACCTGGCCAAGAGCAGCCAGCTGCTCCTGCGAACCCTGACGCTATTGACCTGGACGAAGATATGGATGCCGAGTAA